One region of Citrus sinensis cultivar Valencia sweet orange chromosome 6, DVS_A1.0, whole genome shotgun sequence genomic DNA includes:
- the LOC102631175 gene encoding serine carboxypeptidase-like 25 isoform X1, with the protein MTKKATVTIIAAHQRHEISLSMLSLFLALNLLASSCCHGVVAVTKEEEEADRIASLPGQPKVSFQQFSGYVPVNKVPGRALFYWLTEATHNPLNKPLVVWLNGGPGCSSVAYGASEEIGPFRINKTASGLYLNKLSWNTEANLLFLETPAGVGFSYTNRSSDLLDTGDGRTAKDSLQFLIRWIDRFPRYKGREVYLTGESYAGHYVPQLAREIMIHNSKSKHPINLKGIMVGNAVTDNYYDNLGTVTYWWSHAMISDKTYQQLINTCDFRRQKESDECESLYTYAMDQEFGNIDQYNIYAAPCNNSDGSAAATRHLMRLPHRPHNYKTLRRISGYDPCTEKYAEIYYNRPDVQKALHANKTKIPYKWTACSEVLNRNWNDTDVSVLPIYRKMIAGGLRVWVFSGDVDSVVPVTATRYSLAQLKLTTKIPWYPWYVKKQVGGWTEVYEGLTFATVRGAGHEVPLFKPRAALQLFKSFLRGDPLPKSR; encoded by the exons ATGACGAAGAAAGCCACGGTCACCATCATAGCAGCTCATCAAAGACATGAGATCTCTCTGTCCATGCTCTCTTTGTTCCTCGCACTAAATCTTTTAGCTTCAAGCTGCTGCCATGGTGTAGTAGCGGTGaccaaagaagaagaagaagctgaCAGAATTGCATCACTTCCAGGCCAACCAAAGGTCTCTTTCCAACAATTCTCTGGCTACGTTCCTGTTAACAAAGTTCCTGGTAGAGCTCTCTTTTACTGGCTCACTGAAGCCACCCACAATCCTCTCAATAAACCTCTTGTTGTTTGGCTTAATGGAG GTCCTGGTTGCTCTTCCGTGGCATATGGTGCTTCTGAAGAAATAGGGCCGTTCAGAATCAACAAGACTGCCTCAGGATTGTACCTCAACAAGCTCTCATGGAACACCGAGGCCAACCTCTTATTCTTAGAAACTCCGGCCGGCGTCGGCTTCTCTTACACCAACCGCTCCTCCGATTTACTTGACACCGGTGATGGACGCACCG CTAAGGACTCATTGCAGTTCTTAATCCGATGGATTGATCGTTTCCCGAGGTATAAAGGGCGGGAGGTGTACCTCACAGGAGAAAGCTATGCCGGCCACTATGTCCCTCAGCTGGCTAGAGAAATTATGATCCACAACTCAAAGTCTAAACACCCCATAAATCTCAAAGGAATAATG GTTGGCAATGCAGTGACAGACAACTACTACGACAACCTTGGTACAGTGACATACTGGTGGAGTCATGCTATGATCTCTGACAAAACATACCAGCAACTCATCAACACTTGTGATTTCCGAAGGCAGAAGGAATCGGACGAGTGTGAATCCTTGTATACTTATGCCATGGATCAAGAATTTGGAAACATTGATCAATATAACATCTATGCAGCTCCTTGTAACAACTCAGATGGCAGTGCTGCTGCCACTCGCCATCTTATGCGTTTGCCTCATCGCCCTCATAATTATAAG ACTTTGCGGCGGATTTCAGGCTATGACCCTTGCACTGAAAAATATGCTGAGATATATTACAATAGGCCCGATGTGCAGAAAGCACTTCATGCTAACAAGACCAAAATTCCTTATAAGTGGACTGCTTGCAG TGAAGTTTTGAATCGAAATTGGAACGACACGGATGTATCTGTTCTTCCGATTTATAGGAAAATGATTGCTGGTGGATTGAGAGTCTGGGTTTTCAG TGGGGATGTGGACTCAGTGGTGCCAGTCACAGCAACTAGATACTCACTTGCACAACTCAAATTGACAACAAAAATTCCATGGTACCCTTGGTATGTCAAGAAACAG GTGGGAGGCTGGACAGAGGTATATGAAGGGTTAACTTTTGCAACAGTGAGAGGAGCAGGGCATGAGGTGCCACTCTTCAAGCCAAGAGCAGCTCTTCAGCTATTCAAATCATTTTTGAGGGGTGACCCACTTCCAAAATCAAGATGA
- the LOC102631175 gene encoding serine carboxypeptidase-like 25 isoform X2, whose protein sequence is MTKKATVTIIAAHQRHEISLSMLSLFLALNLLASSCCHGVVAVTKEEEEADRIASLPGQPKVSFQQFSGYVPVNKVPGRALFYWLTEATHNPLNKPLVVWLNGGPGCSSVAYGASEEIGPFRINKTASGLYLNKLSWNTEANLLFLETPAGVGFSYTNRSSDLLDTAKDSLQFLIRWIDRFPRYKGREVYLTGESYAGHYVPQLAREIMIHNSKSKHPINLKGIMVGNAVTDNYYDNLGTVTYWWSHAMISDKTYQQLINTCDFRRQKESDECESLYTYAMDQEFGNIDQYNIYAAPCNNSDGSAAATRHLMRLPHRPHNYKTLRRISGYDPCTEKYAEIYYNRPDVQKALHANKTKIPYKWTACSEVLNRNWNDTDVSVLPIYRKMIAGGLRVWVFSGDVDSVVPVTATRYSLAQLKLTTKIPWYPWYVKKQVGGWTEVYEGLTFATVRGAGHEVPLFKPRAALQLFKSFLRGDPLPKSR, encoded by the exons ATGACGAAGAAAGCCACGGTCACCATCATAGCAGCTCATCAAAGACATGAGATCTCTCTGTCCATGCTCTCTTTGTTCCTCGCACTAAATCTTTTAGCTTCAAGCTGCTGCCATGGTGTAGTAGCGGTGaccaaagaagaagaagaagctgaCAGAATTGCATCACTTCCAGGCCAACCAAAGGTCTCTTTCCAACAATTCTCTGGCTACGTTCCTGTTAACAAAGTTCCTGGTAGAGCTCTCTTTTACTGGCTCACTGAAGCCACCCACAATCCTCTCAATAAACCTCTTGTTGTTTGGCTTAATGGAG GTCCTGGTTGCTCTTCCGTGGCATATGGTGCTTCTGAAGAAATAGGGCCGTTCAGAATCAACAAGACTGCCTCAGGATTGTACCTCAACAAGCTCTCATGGAACACCGAGGCCAACCTCTTATTCTTAGAAACTCCGGCCGGCGTCGGCTTCTCTTACACCAACCGCTCCTCCGATTTACTTGACACCG CTAAGGACTCATTGCAGTTCTTAATCCGATGGATTGATCGTTTCCCGAGGTATAAAGGGCGGGAGGTGTACCTCACAGGAGAAAGCTATGCCGGCCACTATGTCCCTCAGCTGGCTAGAGAAATTATGATCCACAACTCAAAGTCTAAACACCCCATAAATCTCAAAGGAATAATG GTTGGCAATGCAGTGACAGACAACTACTACGACAACCTTGGTACAGTGACATACTGGTGGAGTCATGCTATGATCTCTGACAAAACATACCAGCAACTCATCAACACTTGTGATTTCCGAAGGCAGAAGGAATCGGACGAGTGTGAATCCTTGTATACTTATGCCATGGATCAAGAATTTGGAAACATTGATCAATATAACATCTATGCAGCTCCTTGTAACAACTCAGATGGCAGTGCTGCTGCCACTCGCCATCTTATGCGTTTGCCTCATCGCCCTCATAATTATAAG ACTTTGCGGCGGATTTCAGGCTATGACCCTTGCACTGAAAAATATGCTGAGATATATTACAATAGGCCCGATGTGCAGAAAGCACTTCATGCTAACAAGACCAAAATTCCTTATAAGTGGACTGCTTGCAG TGAAGTTTTGAATCGAAATTGGAACGACACGGATGTATCTGTTCTTCCGATTTATAGGAAAATGATTGCTGGTGGATTGAGAGTCTGGGTTTTCAG TGGGGATGTGGACTCAGTGGTGCCAGTCACAGCAACTAGATACTCACTTGCACAACTCAAATTGACAACAAAAATTCCATGGTACCCTTGGTATGTCAAGAAACAG GTGGGAGGCTGGACAGAGGTATATGAAGGGTTAACTTTTGCAACAGTGAGAGGAGCAGGGCATGAGGTGCCACTCTTCAAGCCAAGAGCAGCTCTTCAGCTATTCAAATCATTTTTGAGGGGTGACCCACTTCCAAAATCAAGATGA
- the LOC102607555 gene encoding uncharacterized protein LOC102607555 — translation MENAIETLALKKSCPAPEPESSRSSCQLIMATEEYKTKTHPQPQESRKTNTPDRLKVPKAFKYPESERYRSPTDSMMSPVTKGLLARHRKGPALLLPPTINHQQIQELLVQNVGLLHN, via the coding sequence ATGGAGAACGCGATTGAAACGCTTGCATTGAAGAAGAGCTGTCCCGCGCCTGAACCTGAATCATCACGCAGCAGCTGCCAGCTTATTATGGCAACGGAGGAGTACAAAACGAAAACGCATCCTCAGCCTCAAGAATCGAGAAAAACTAACACCCCAGATCGGCTTAAAGTGCCTAAAGCATTCAAGTACCCTGAAAGTGAAAGGTACAGGAGCCCAACTGATTCAATGATGTCACCTGTTACTAAAGGATTGCTTGCTAGACACAGAAAGGGACCTGCCCTTCTCCTCCCACCTACCATCAACCACCAGCAGATTCAAGAATTGCTTGTTCAGAATGTGGGCTTGCTTCACAACTGA
- the LOC102607169 gene encoding protein CHLORORESPIRATORY REDUCTION 7, chloroplastic gives MEGVLILNDQLLGNRVESFDCKNAPTPRHNTRVQVCSLAETCSFSLNSQLPKLTSRRKDAAAKICATRRRRMAYSRTETYVLLEPGVEEKFVTEEELKARLKYWLENWAGQVGKGGLPPDLAKFATIDEAVAFLITNVCELELQGDVGSIQWYEVRLE, from the exons ATGGAGGGAGTTTTAATCTTAAATGACCAGCTACTCGGCAATAGAGTTGAGAGTTTTGACT GTAAAAATGCTCCAACTCCGAGGCATAATACTCGAGTTCAAGTATGTTCACTTGCTGAGACTTGCAGCTTTTCTTTAAACTCCCAATTGCCTAAGTTGACAAGCCGGAGAAAAGATGCAGCAgctaag ATTTGTGCAACAAGGAGGAGGAGAATGGCGTATTCGAGGACGGAAACGTATGTGCTATTAGAACCAGGAGTAGAGGAGAAATTTGTTACAGAAGAAGAGCTAAAAGCCAGGTTGAAATATTGGCTTGAAAATTGGGCAGGCCAAGTTGGGAAGGGTGGTTTGCCTCCTGACCTTGCAAAATTTGCAACCATTGATGAAGCTGTTGCTTTCCTAATAACTAACGTCTGCGAACTTGAACTCCAGGGCGATGTGGGTTCAATCCAGTGGTATGAAGTTCGCTTGGAGTGA
- the LOC102607851 gene encoding uncharacterized protein LOC102607851 gives MDKLSRQTHKSKGHGDGGAEPEVSISISNSNSSPDDHIENTHSGSSSSAAYSNSDSQPEGYDPNRIPASIFGNRPANPGEWSVASNESLFSLHIANGSLSRENFLMLYKSGELGRLDEPAVVIKPGNFLKPPHEPEPEPEPEANKLPRSTAQDQAQENSRTSSHFHPCLPPVAEADHIMDKISEQTEKHLNLIDHAANPQATSPSADSVNSNKSFAFPVFERDEVTNRSINMKIATAESEKQQQATSEPQVQEPQSEKKLQPEKPKTNPKPGGGSSSWFSCFPCFSQRHGK, from the exons ATGGATAAGCTCAGTCGTCAAACTCACAAATCTAAAGGACATGGAGACGGAGGTGCAGAGCCGGAAGTATCTATTTCTATTTCTAACTCTAACTCATCACCAGATGATCACATCGAGAATACGCATAGcggatcatcatcatcagccgCGTACTCGAATTCTGATTCACAACCAGAAGGGTACGACCCTAACAGGATTCCAGCATCAATTTTTGGTAATAGGCCTGCAAATCCAGGGGAATGGAGTGTGGCCTCCAATGAGTCATTATTCAGTCTTCACATAGCGAATGGCAGCTTGTCGAGAGAGAATTTTCTTATGTTGTATAAATCTGGAGAACTAGGCAGGCTAGATGAGCCTGCAGTAGTTATTAAACCGGGGAATTTTCTTAAGCCTCCTCACGAGCCTGAGCCTGAGCCAGAGCCCGAGGCTAATAAACTTCCCAGGAGTACCGCCCAAGACCAAGCCCAAGAGAACTCTAGGACTAGTAGTCATTTTCACCCATGCTTGCCCCCTGTCGCTGAAGCAGATCACATCATGGACAAAATATCTGAACAAACGGAAAAGCACTTAAATCTCATTGATCATGCGGCAAATCCCCAGGCCACTAGCCCTTCTGCTGACAGTGTTAACAGCAACAAATCTTTTGCATTCCCAGT ATTTGAACGGGATGAGGTTACAAACAGATCTATAAACATGAAAATAGCAACGGCAGAATCAGAGAAGCAGCAGCAGGCTACTAGTGAGCCACAGGTACAAGAGCCTCAAAGTGAAAAAAAGCTGCAGCCAgaaaaacccaaaacaaaTCCAAAGCCTGGTGGTGGCAGCAGCAGCTGGTTTTCTTGTTTCCCGTGTTTCTCACAACGTCATgggaaataa
- the LOC102609211 gene encoding LRR receptor-like serine/threonine-protein kinase RPK2: MVAFHSSVIKWYFLHKPISSVSLFLLLVVSFSLNGIVHAGSDDKSVLIQFKNSVSDPSGLLSSWNLKDSSDHCTWPGVSCDSNSRVVSLNISGSGKEGKFTETGNRFQFSCSDYDQFPIYGFGIRRNCKGVNGKLSGELLPVIANLTELRILSLPFNGFHGEIPNEIWSMGNLEVLDLEGNLLNGILPDSGFHLKSLRVLNLGFNRITGEIPASFSDFVNLEELNLAGNLVNGTVPTFIGRLKRVYLSFNRLVGSVPSKIGEKCTNLEHLDLSGNYLVGGIPRSLGNCFQVRSLLLFSNMLEETIPAELGTLQNLEVLDVSRNSLSGSIPVDLGNCSKLAILVLSNLFDTYEDVRYSRGQSLVDQPSFMNDDFNFFEGGIPEAVSSLPNLRILWAPRATLEGNFPSNWGACDNLEMLNLGHNFFSGKNLGVLGPCKNLLFLDLSSNQLTGELARELPVPCMTMFDVSGNALSGSIPTFSNMVCPPVPYLSRNLFESYNPSTAYLSLFAKKSQAGTPLPLRGRDGFLAIFHNFGGNNFSGSLPSMPVAPERLGKQTVYAIVAGDNKLSGSFPGNMFGICNRLDSLMVNVSNNRIAGQLPAEIGRMCKSLKFLDASGNQIVGPIPRGVGELVSLVALNLSWNLMHDQIPTTLGQMKGLKYLSLAGNNLTGSIPSSLGQLQLLEVLDLSSNSLSGLIPDDLENLRNLTVLLLNNNKLSGKIPSGLANVSTLSAFNVSFNNLSGPLPSSKNLMKCSSVLGNPYLRPCRAFTLTEPSQDLHGVGVGDPSNYSTAPSESPPSNGNRGFNSIEIASIASASAIVSVLLALIVLFVYTRKWNPQSKVMGSTRKEVTIFTEIGVPLSFESVVQATGNFNASNCIGNGGFGATYKAEISPGVLVAIKRLAVGRFQGVQQFHAEIKTLGRLRHPNLVTLIGYHASETEMFLIYNYLPGGNLENFIQQRSTRAVDWRVLHKIALDIARALAYLHDQCVPRVLHRDVKPSNILLDDDFNAYLSDFGLARLLGPSETHATTGVAGTFGYVAPEYAMTCRVSDKADVYSYGVVLLELLSDKKALDPSFSSYGNGFNIVAWGCMLLRQGRAKEFFTAGLWDAGPHDDLVEVLHLAVVCTVDSLSTRPTMKQVVRRLKQLQPASC, translated from the coding sequence ATGGTTGCTTTTCACTCTTCCGTGATCAAATGGTACTTTTTGCACAAACCCATCTCCTCAGTTTCACTGTTTCTGCTTTTAGTGGTCAGCTTTAGTTTAAACGGCATCGTTCATGCCGGCTCGGATGATAAATCTGTGCTGATACAGTTCAAGAACTCGGTTTCAGACCCGTCTGGCTTGCTTTCGAGCTGGAATCTGAAAGATAGCTCCGATCACTGCACTTGGCCTGGTGTGTCTTGCGACTCTAATTCGCGTGTGGTTTCACTTAACATTTCTGGCAGTGGCAAAGAAGGTAAATTTACTGAAACTGGAAATCGgtttcaattttcttgttcTGATTATGATCAGTTTCCAATTTATGGATTTGGTATTCGAAGGAATTGTAAGGGTGTTAATGGAAAGCTGAGTGGTGAACTGTTGCCCGTGATTGCTAATCTTACCGAACTTAGAATTTTATCTCTTCCATTTAATGGGTTTCATGGTGAGATTCCTAATGAAATCTGGAGTATGGGAAACTTGGAGGTTCTTGATTTAGAGGGAAATCTGTTGAATGGGATCTTGCCTGATTCTGGTTTCCACTTAAAAAGTCTTCGGGTTCTTAATTTAGGGTTTAATAGGATTACCGGTGAGATACCGGCCTCCTTCTCAGATTTTGTGAATTTAGAAGAGTTAAATTTGGCTGGTAATCTGGTGAATGGAACAGTGCCCACATTTATTGGGAGATTAAAAAGGGTGTATTTGTCGTTCAATAGGCTAGTTGGTTCTGTCCCAAGTAAGATTGGAGAGAAATGTACAAATCTTGAGCATTTGGATCTGTCAGGGAATTACTTGGTTGGTGGGATTCCGCGGAGCTTGGGTAATTGTTTTCAGGTGCGATCATTGTTGCTGTTTTCGAATATGTTGGAGGAGACTATTCCAGCTGAATTGGGAACGCTTCAGAATCTTGAGGTACTGGATGTGTCGAGGAATAGTCTTAGTGGTTCGATACCAGTAGATCTCGGGAATTGTTCCAAATTGGCTATTCTTGTgctttcaaatctctttgatACATATGAAGATGTTCGTTATTCAAGAGGGCAATCTCTGGTGGATCAACCGAGTTTTATGAATGatgattttaacttttttgaaGGTGGGATTCCTGAGGCAGTTTCATCCCTTCCGAACTTGAGGATATTGTGGGCACCGAGGGCAACGCTTGAAGGAAACTTCCCTAGCAACTGGGGGGCCTGTGACAACTTGGAAATGCTGAATTTGGGTCACAATTTTTTCTCTGGAAAGAATCTTGGTGTGCTTGGTCCCTGCAAGAACCTGCTATTTCTTGACTTAAGCTCAAATCAGCTCACCGGAGAGCTTGCTCGTGAACTGCCAGTGCCTTGTATGACCATGTTTGATGTCAGCGGAAACGCGTTGTCTGGTTCAATACCTACATTCAGTAACATGGTATGCCCTCCTGTGCCTTACTTGAGCAGGAATCTCTTTGAAAGCTACAACCCGTCGACAGcttatttatcactttttgCAAAGAAATCCCAGGCTGGGACTCCTTTGCCACTACGTGGAAGAGATGGTTTTCTTGCAATTTTCCACAATTTTGGAGGCAATAACTTTAGTGGCAGTCTCCCTTCCATGCCAGTTGCTCCTGAAAGATTAGGGAAACAAACTGTGTACGCAATCGTTGCTGGAGATAACAAGCTCAGTGGGTCTTTTCCAGGGAACATGTTTGGGATATGTAATAGATTGGATTCATTAATGGTTAATGTTAGCAACAACAGAATAGCTGGTCAGCTTCCAGCTGAAATTGGTAGAATGTGCAAATCTCTTAAATTTCTGGATGCATCCGGGAATCAGATTGTTGGGCCTATTCCTCGTGGTGTTGGGGAATTAGTGTCTCTTGTTGCCCTTAATTTGAGTTGGAACCTTATGCACGATCAGATTCCGACCACTCTTGGGCAGATGAAGGGTCTAAAGTATCTTTCTTTGGCTGGTAATAATCTCACTGGCTCTATTCCTTCCAGTCTGGGTCAGCTGCAGTTATTGGAAGTGCTGGACCTTTCTTCAAATTCTCTATCGGGTTTGATTCCTGACGACCTTGAGAACTTGAGAAACCTGACTGTTCTTCTTCTCAACAACAATAAACTCTCTGGGAAGATTCCCTCTGGTTTGGCAAATGTCTCTACGCTCTCAGCATTTAATGTGTCCTTCAATAACCTATCTGGACCGTTGCCCTCAAgtaaaaatttgatgaaatgtAGCAGTGTTCTTGGAAACCCTTACCTACGTCCTTGCCGGGCATTTACTCTAACAGAACCATCTCAAGATCTGCATGGGGTTGGGGTTGGAGATCCAAGTAACTATTCGACAGCACCATCTGAAAGCCCACCAAGTAATGGGAACCGAGGTTTCAATTCAATTGAGATTGCATCCATAGCATCTGCATCAGCCATTGTTTCAGTTCTTTTGGCTCTCATTGTGTTGTTCGTCTATACGAGAAAATGGAATCCACAGTCCAAAGTAATGGGTTCTACTAGAAAGGAAGTAACAATTTTCACAGAGATTGGAGTCCCATTGTCATTTGAGAGTGTTGTTCAGGCCACAGGTAATTTCAATGCCAGCAACTGCATTGGAAATGGAGGTTTTGGGGCCACTTACAAGGCAGAGATATCGCCTGGAGTCTTGGTGGCAATAAAACGGCTTGCTGTTGGACGGTTTCAAGGGGTCCAACAATTTCATGCTGAGATCAAAACTCTTGGAAGGCTCCGCCATCCAAATCTGGTAACTCTAATTGGTTATCATGCCAGTGAAACAGAGATGTTCCTTATATACAATTACTTGCCTGGGGGTAATTTGGAGAACTTCATCCAGCAAAGATCCACAAGGGCTGTGGATTGGAGGGTACTCCACAAGATTGCTCTGGATATAGCTCGTGCCCTTGCTTACCTCCATGATCAGTGTGTACCACGCGTTCTCCATCGTGATGTGAAGCCTAGCAATATCCTGTTGGATGATGATTTCAATGCATATCTATCTGACTTCGGCTTGGCCCGGCTTCTGGGTCCTTCAGAAACCCATGCCACTACGGGAGTGGCTGGGACATTTGGTTATGTTGCTCCAGAATATGCAATGACTTGCCGCGTTTCTGACAAAGCAGATGTCTACAGTTATGGGGTTGTGCTTCTTGAGCTACTTTCAGATAAGAAAGCTCTGGATCcctcattttcttcatatgGGAATGGATTCAACATTGTTGCATGGGGATGTATGCTCCTTCGTCAAGGTCGGGCCAAGGAATTCTTCACGGCAGGGTTGTGGGATGCAGGCCCTCATGATGATTTAGTAGAAGTTTTGCACTTGGCAGTTGTGTGTACTGTTGATTCTCTTTCAACCAGGCCGACTATGAAGCAAGTTGTACGACGGCTTAAGCAACTGCAACCCGCTTCCTGCTAG